Genomic segment of Scardovia inopinata JCM 12537:
ATGCTCGCCGCTGCCGGCCCGCGTGAAAAGGAAACCCTTACAGATCTGCTGAGACCCATGGGTACAGCCGGATGGTCCTTCTCCCACCTGTTTGAGACCGGCCTCAATGCCCTGCTGCACGGCTGGGATACAGTGTAACTTACCTAAGCTCCTGCATCAGGCCGCAAAAAGATCGTTGAAATTCTCAGCCATCGTAGGATGGGTGAACACCTGATTGGCGAGATACTTTGCCGGTATGTTGTTGTCCATCGCCATCTTGACGAGGTTAATAAGTTCATGCGCCTGGCTGCCGAAAAGCGTTGCGCCGAGGATGCGCCCGTCTCCCCTGCTGATAATAACTTTGAATATTCCCCTGAGATCATTATTGACGTGCGCGCGCGGCATAGATGCAACAGGAAGCGTTTTTGCCCTGTAATCAAGCCCCTGTCCCTGCGCCTGCGCTTCGGTAAGGCCTATCTGTGCCAGCGGAGGAGTAATAAATGTAGCTGTGGGGATATTCTTCCGGTCAGCAAGGCTGTACGTCTGCCCGTCCTGCCCTGCCCGGCTGAGATAAGCGTTGATTATCCGGAAATCATCAAGGGATATGTACGTAAACTGCGGGCCTCCATTGACATCCCCAGCGGCAAACACCCCGGGAACAGCTGTCTGGAGGAACCTGTCAGTTTTGATCGCCCCGCTGTCAGTCAGTTCAATATCTGTAGCCTCAAGCCCGAGCCCGTCAATATTAGGACGCCGGCCGACCGCATAAAGCACAGCATCAAACGTAAAATCGCCTTTGTTGGTTGAGAGCACAGCGGCACCCCGTGAGTCTTCCACAGATGCAACAGCGGAGTCCAGTTCAAAGCGGATTC
This window contains:
- a CDS encoding FAD-containing oxidoreductase, yielding MREYDLIVIGFGKAGKTLAARQAATGKKVALIEKSPAMYGGTCINIACIPTKTMLVAAEKGLGFDEVMAQKSAVVSRLNKKNYAAVSGTADVIDARARFVSNKVVEVSAGADTELLTAADIVIDTGAVPVIPDIPGLAGSAYAYDSTGIQGLSSRPGRLGIIGGGHIGLEFAGIFNKLGTDVTVFVNGPSILRGTEPEFADLAYSYMKEDGIRFELDSAVASVEDSRGAAVLSTNKGDFTFDAVLYAVGRRPNIDGLGLEATDIELTDSGAIKTDRFLQTAVPGVFAAGDVNGGPQFTYISLDDFRIINAYLSRAGQDGQTYSLADRKNIPTATFITPPLAQIGLTEAQAQGQGLDYRAKTLPVASMPRAHVNNDLRGIFKVIISRGDGRILGATLFGSQAHELINLVKMAMDNNIPAKYLANQVFTHPTMAENFNDLFAA